From the Cucumis sativus cultivar 9930 chromosome 5, Cucumber_9930_V3, whole genome shotgun sequence genome, the window TGGTAGTGtttgatttatgtttttaatgagATTACATAAATTGAATCAACTTTGTTgaattattctatttaattttagagcatgttaatttctaaattatttaaaattactagAGTAAAATAGCTTATATATTTTCGTGTAAGTTTAATTTGTAGCATGTCTCATTTTCTATCATATAagtatgtatattatatacatatacatacgtATGTATGTAACGATATATAATATTGCTTGCATCTAAGTTTTTAacccaaaataattaagaatataacaaaagaattaataaattatacaaatagcaaaattaaaagaaaaaattactcttacaattttaaaataattcattcaaCACTTAATCTTTTCCGCTTTacatttaatttggtttttttatcttcatttAGATGTATCTACACCATTTAtgatttcttaatttaatcgTTTAcgatctttttcatttttgtcatAGTAAATGTAAGATATTTATCACTCCtaaactttactttttaaagGTCATTTGGGATGAAGAAAGGAAAGGTATAAAAAATGTTCGAGTTCTTTCCTTCTTTGGTCCACGGATTACGGGAAGGAAAGTAATTATTCTTAATCCTTTTATTCATTCTCTTTCTCAATTTATTCTCCCATTTTTCTTActtaattctttcatttcccAACGTAATccttctatttcttcttctctttcttgttctattaattaatttttctctattcCAAACAAATTAAGCGTCTCTCTCTTCTCATTcctcatttatttctttttctctccaaaTTAATCCCCTTATTTCTACTTAttctcaaataaattaattatcttttttttttctttactttcgcaaacaaatcattaatttcttttgttgatgtgtaatttttttctcatcttgcatttaaattgattttttgtttttttttcatttaaataaatgttcgTATTGAGTGTTTTGGTATATCAGCACTATCTTTTTATCTCTTATAAATTGTTAGAGTTAGCTTGTTGAGTTGACATGTTATATTCTCGTTTCATATTAAGTTGTAACcctattaaaatatatttaatattttctgtGAAATgtgtataaagaaaaaagctaTGAGCAATAGATTTGGATAAACGATAAACTAttctttgtattattaatttatatgagCGATATTgttctatcactgataaactATTATTAGATCTTAAGTATGATTGAAATGTCTATCAGTACTAGGATATGGacaatttttacaattatttaattgttacacttgtaacgacccaacttttctaagtaagtcggagtcattaatttcaaataaagacCTGAGTTTACACAAAATCTCaatctcaaataatttcaaagtctcaaagaaaacaaaaatttatatttgggcCCTATTTAAAATAGCCAACACTTTCAAGAAATGTTTACTAATTCGTGAATACAgttcaactataaaattttctaaacaatctcAAGTACGAAAACAAAACACgagaaacaaaacattaagcggaagcaaattaaaataaccCCTATGGCAATCATGTTTCCTTCCTTGTAGGTTGTTGAGTTTATGTAGACACACATATCGTATAAACTTATATCAAAACCCAGCCTAGATATAAAATCATGAAATCTTCTATACTAGCAGCTAGGTGATTGCTTCAGTCCATAAATTGACTTCTTTAGTAAGGTTTAGAGCTCTTCCTTACCTTGAACCTCAAAACCTTTGGGTTAAACCATGCAAATAGTTTCATTTAGATAGCCATGAAGAAAGGTCGTCTTTACATCAAGTTGGTCTAACTCTAGATTATTTTGAGTAACTAGGGATAGTTGAAGTCTAATAGAGGTTTGTTTAACAACCGGtcagaaaattttaaaatagtttatatctTCCCTTTAAGTGAAACCCTTAGCTACTAGTCTTGCCTTGAACCTTGATTATGAGTTCTTGGTGACTCCCTCCTTGAGTTTATAGATCTAATTAGATGATATTGGTTTGCATCCCTCAGGCAGAGAGGCAAGAGTCTATGTATCATTCACTTTTAGtgaatttatttctttattcatAGCTTCAATCCACTGTCTAGCATCATTACTGTTTACAACTTCCTCAAAAGAACTAGGTTCATTGTCATTAGGAGCTACAATAGCGTTTAGAACAAAACTTATATAGTTAGTTTCAACATACCTAGTTGGAGGAACAATTATCCTTCTTTGTCTGTCTCTTGCTAGGGAGTATTGGCTCAAGTCAAGTTGTTCTTCAACTATTTCAGTTTGTTCTCCACATATGTTCTCTACTTGTTCTTGATCAATAACAGTAGTTTCCTCAGTAGACTGAGCACTGTTTCTAGTATTCTCCACCTCAATCTGAGTAGTATAGGTTTCTGTGGCATTATGATTTCCTTCAATATTACCTTTTCCTTGCATAAACATCTTGGTTTCTCTGAAATGAACATCCCTATTGATTATAAACTTCTTGTTGGTGGGGTGCCACAAGTTAAAACTCTTTACCCCTTCTGTGAAGTCAACAAACATACACTTAATACCTCTAGCTTTTAGTTTCCCTTGGTTTTGATTGACATACCCTACACATCCAAACAACTtgagatcatttagatttggtgaGTGTTTGGACCATTTCTCCTCAGGTGTTAAGAGTCCTAAGGAGGTATGAGGGCTTCTATTCAGTGTGAACACAACATAGACAGCAACTTCAGCCCAAAACTTTTCATCTAAGATGGCATATAATAGTAGGCATCTTACCCTTTCCATTATAGTTCTGTTATGTCTTTCTGCCaccccattttgttgaggtgtGTATCTCACTGTTTTGTGTCTTTTGATTCCATTTTACCTGCAAAAAATAGTGAACATCTCTCcacaaaacttcaaattattGTTAGTTATAAGGTACTTAATTTCTTTAtcagtttgtttttctatcaTCAAATtccattctttaaatttttcaaaaacttggtatttttttttagaaaataaatccaactttttctagaaaaatcatCAGTAAAGAATAAGAAGTACCTTGAGCCACTTAGACTTGGAGTTGAGGTTGGACCCTATAGATCTGAATGGATGTAGTCTAGAATTTCTTTAGTTGTGTGTTGTGCTTTGGTGAAGCTTTCTTTCCTTGCTTTGTCTGGCATACAATGTTCATAGAAAGATAACTTACTACATATATCTTGAGGTAGAATGCCTTATTTAGATAGAACCTCAAGTCCCTTCTGGCTTATATGAGAGAGTCTTTTATCATTTGCTAAAATAGCATTTGTTTCCTCTATCATTTCAACcccttttattataaaaaggTCATTTATCTTTTCCCCAACCAATACTTCTTTAGAGCCCATAAAAACTTGGAAAACTCCACATTTTCCTTTGTATTCACACCCTAAAGAGTCTAGCATTCCTAGGGagattaaatttcttttaaggtGAAGAACATGTCTTACATTTCTAAGAAGTTTCACAGTCCCATCTTTTAGTTTCATGGTGACTAGTCCAATTCTTGCAATGTTACAAGCATTATTATTCCCCATAAATATAGACTCTTTGCTGATTATTGAACCATACTCTAAAAGGTGTCATATGGTAGGTGCAACCGGAATTTAGGACCCAATCATGCTTTTCAAATGGGTTAACATGATTGACTTGGTCTAAGGTTGATGCTAAGGCATCAGTATAGGCATATGAACTTTCTACTATGGAGCCTTCAAGTTGCTTTCCCTTtgagtcattttctttttcttgattctttttcttgagAAAAAACACTCGTGGATCAGGTGTTCCTTCTTTTTACAATacttacatttatttttttgtttgactttcttttcttcatttgaaaaagatttGCTACTATTTTTACCctgattaatttgatattttcctttgacaaataaaTCATCTCCACTGTGATGCTCTTTTTGAGATTACTGTATTTTCAATTCTCTAGTTCTTAGGGCTAATATTATAGCATCTGTTTTAACTGAGTCTCTGTCATACTTTAGTGCATTTTTCACCTCTTTGTATGCCTCAGGTACAGAATTTAGGAGAACAAATGCCTCATTATCATCTATGAGTTTGTCTTCAAGACTTTTAAACTCTGAAACTACGTACTTCTCATCTAAGTTGTctgttaaattatttgaagggTCCATCTTGTATGTGAAGAATTTCTCCCTCATATACATTTTGTTTGGGAGATCTTTAATGGcatataaattttctaatttcttccaaattttatgTGCGGTATCTTCTTCTAATATTTGCCTTATTACGTTGTCACTAAGATTTAGTATTAGAGTGTACCATAGACATTTAActccattttttccttttgtattGTTGTGAGTGTTGTTGGAAGTTCTTAATGATCTAAAAGGGATTTGTGAGTCTTTTGTTGTCCTAGCAAGGCCTTGATTTTTGCCTTCCATAAGACAGCCTCCATTGCCATCGAACTTCTTGATTTCTACACTTGCCACTGCCATTATTCAAGTTTGCTTTGCTTTAACTCCTCCAAGATTCAGTTTCTTAAAATCAAGATTTGCTTTGATATCAATTGTTGGGCcttattatttctaattttacttTGGGCCTTATTTCGAGTGCAGGATGCTTTCGGATGCTTGGAGGAGAAGGTGTCACGTCTTTGCAGTATGATCGTACATGCGTGTGGaggtaaattttgtttatccCTGCACGTTAGTGAGAAAGGAAAAtacgaaaagaaaaagatagaggAATTACTTTACCGTTACTTTTTCTTTCGTCTTCTTCGTTCTCTATCTTTACAAACAAAACCCTAATGAATTTCTTTCCTATGGTTTTGATTGAGTATATGGTGCTCACAGGGATATGAAGAtgaaaggagaagaagaaagatgctACAAGGTTTTTACGTGGTTCGGCCAAAATTGAAGCCTACGTCCACGATGAAGGATCCTTTCTTTATATTGAAGATGAGTACAttagttctttctttttctttttctctttgtgtGCTTTCTTGTAGATGAAAGAGTatgtctaaaaaaaatcagttaattttttaatacactTATATAATTATAGGTGTTTACaatgacataaaaaattaGGGAAAGTTGAATAACTAATGCGGTTggaatttagtttctttagAAACTCCGTGCAACTTTGGGAAGCTTTGAAAGTTGAGCTCACTGCTCTAATTCAAAATCGTGGGTCTGATTATCCTATTTGGAAACCAAATTTAGATGGCCTTTTTTATGTTGCTTCTATTAAAAAGTCTACACTTTCGATTAACCCAAGTGACATTTATAGCACGAATCCTATCATCTTCAAGAGCCCCTGAAAATCTGGCATTCCAAAAAAtgtaagttttttatttagtcaCTTATACATGAatgttccaaaaaaaaatatatatatatatacctccTAGCTGGTATCTCAACCCTACTTGGTTCTATTTACAAAAGTCATGCGGAATAGACTTGGACCACCTCTTCATTACTTGTCCAACATCCTAAGATCTTTGGAAAAAGGTTGTTAATTTGTTGAATTGGAGCCATAACTTTTCTAATGTTGCTTCTCTTTGCAAGGACTTATGTagcatcaatttaaaaaatagaaaagggaCTATTGCCTTCAACACCATTGTTGTTACTTTGTGGATTATTTGGCTCGAAAGAAACAACAGGATCTTCAAGGGCTTGGAACAAAACACTATTGAGATTTGGGATGATTTACAAGCTCTCATGGGTTTTTAGAGTAGCAGATCGAAGCTCTTTACTAATTATAGTGCTAGTTCTATTGCTTTGAATATCAATGCTTTTGTATAACTCTATCATTGGGCTTATCACTGACCATGTACTCTCCTGACTTCCtgtattattttcttatctttaATGAAATGGGAGTGATGAGGGTGTTATGGAGTGTCCATCTAATAGAGATGTCCGGATACACTTTAACTGACCCCacatatcttttatatatatataaaagaaaaaactacttGTAAAAGTCAATACTAGTTAGCTTCCAAAGTTTCTTCATTCTAACATCATAAATGTCTTGGGAATTTAGAGTAGGTCAAGAACAATTTGGATTAGCTATTAAAAATTAGCGGCAGATGTAAGTAGGTGCAATGTGAAAGTTTCAAGAATGAAGGTGTTTTGGTGGACAAATCAACCTCATATCCATTTCCAAATACCAAgtattgtttttgtattttgtttgaacATTCAATGTGCTATGTgtacttttctattttacatatatagtTATAAAGTTGGGGACATAACAAATATGAATAGTTATATTATCCTACCCGATGGTGGAATtgtaatgataaaataatttataattgacAAATAcatagtttttatttgatttagttttgCACTTTAGATGGTGGGTGAAAGAGACACCAAAACATAATTAtctaccttttatttttcatgggATACTCTAGATTAATATTTACTTATTGCTacactaattttttcatattgctatacttgtttcttttctttttccttaatAGTTGAATTCTTTTGAACACGTATGTGTAACGACTTAGGTATTTATGAtcatgttaaaattatttgttcaactttattaattttgtgagaactaaaagttattttatcaCACAATATTTCAgctttcatatttgaaaattttatgtatatatgttttttatataacCTTTTAGGATTATATTTAATGGAATGgttaagatttttattttttatttttttaaaagctagtaaaattaaaagtatttgttgtttctttttaattatagtgATATAATCTTTAGTTGTTAGGATTTGAATATTAGATACAGTTTGTTTGAATTGGTTGGGGGTATTTTGgtcaatcatttaaaatttattttgacatttttataattttaaaaccaaatattttattttgtcatcTTCTATTAACTCTAGaattaatatacttttaaatagatttttatttaagtttgaCTTAACTTTTgtcatcttttatttataggGGTTTACAATGACATAAAAAACTATGATGTATAACTTTCCATTTCGTGGTTTGCTCACTGTAGAAAGAATGATACTTGATATAATTAACTGTCTTGTatgacaattttatttctatatatatatataaaaaaagaaaaaaaaaaccctaaataattaagtaatacAAACAAGTGTTAGTTGGAATATGTGGGTGTGTTAGAGGAAATGAGAGTTGCATAAAGAAGTTGATTCCAAGTATCAGGAAGGCCAGCAATACACCAATGTGTGCAATCCATTCCCCTGAAGCCATTGTAGGAGCTTGGATGTGCATCTTTTCTAAGTTGAGAAAGTGTTGTTATGTTAAGTACTTGAATTGGCTTTGAAACTTCACTCAACACTTTTTCAAGTGTCAACGATGCTGCTGGCAAACCACCTGGGTATGTTGATCCATTTATTGGAGATGTTTCTTTAAAGCAGTTTCTTACTCCTGGCTCATTCCACTCATTGCCACTgcccaaacaaacaaaaaattgttagttttgaaaaataaaacatttaattaataacatttttgcTATGTCTCCCAATCCAAATCCAACTCTCTTGaagtttcaatttagttcTGATATTATTGTATTCAATCCTCTCAAATTCATCTTAACATTACTAAATGTTGATATGTTGATAGTTTTACTAAATGTTGATAGTTTTGATCTTACCAATAGGGTTTCTCTTCAAAACATACGTGTATACATTATTTTatgtgtctttttttttcttttacaataattaggGCTGGAGTGTCAATTATTATTGAGTCAATTTCACTTACACGTGACATGTAAAAATTTAAgctaacaaaaataatatatcgaAAACGATAGATATTaaaccaaaaattttaaattataagagTAACCAAGTCAAAACTCTCAAGGGAAAAAAGTTTTAACATTTTGACAAcaaattatccaaaaaaaacaTGCATATGTCACATTTTTTAAGCtaccaaaataacaaaaaagagaagaaaagtaatCATAAGAACAAGTAAGAAcaataaaatgagaaaagaaattgaaaagaaatatatatatatatatttacttgtAATGAGATGGAGAAATTCCTTGGAAGAAGACTTTGGTTTTGTTTGTATCAACTTGTGAATCAACCCAATTTGCCCATGTTTGTAATCCATGTCTAAAAGCTTCCATCCTATCCATATCCTTCACTCTTTCGTTGCCAACTTGAATGTAATCCCAtctacacattttttaaaagagaagaCAAAATATAGCCATAATTAGGTTAAGATAGAGTCTAAAGACgattaaaaaactaaagttttAAAACCCTAAACGAGAGTAGTGAGAGGTTTACTTACGGTTGACCAGATCCTTTGCGGTACCACCAAAGCCaagtattgaaaattaaaacatccATTTCCTTCCATATATCTCCACTTTTCATTGAATCAAGCTTCAAAACTCTTCCAAcgccttcttcttcttcaatatcAACCAAGTAATGACTTAGAAATAGCATCACTGAAGTCCCGTATtcctgaaaaattaaatcaaagcTTTCTCTCATATCCTAtatacaatttgtttttagttttagagaTCTCACCAGTAGAATATACCTAAAATGAGTTGTTATGTTTATCATCTGTGTATTCTAGTTCTATGAATTTTAATAAAGATAGGATTTGTCAAAATCTTAATAGACGCgtaattaaaagtttagttgTATTGACATAAAGCTAAAGGAAGCCATCAAATCCCCCACCATagtaaatataagaaatagcTAGAAAGGGATGCAGTAAATTAAACTAACCTTGAATTGAATAGTACGAAAGGTGTCATTGGATTGTTGAATAATGGTGGAATTAGGAAGTGCAGCATGAAGCAAACATGCAAGTGATTCCCATTGGTTTATGCTTATTGAATCTCCAATAAACATTATCTTCTTCCCTCTAAATCTCTCTAACAAATCTTCTCCATCAAATCTgtgcttcattttttttttgcatttcaACACAACATCATTACTACTTAACATCATtaacactatatatataatacataatatgcaTATAAATTCATCatcttttcataatttcttaCCAACATTATTgctttatttaaagaaaaaccataAGTTTTAGGTGATGATATTCCATAagtctcttatttttttaaaacgaaatataggtttaattttaaaatttttttaaaaaaaaactacttttttttcttgatatttaactaaatttaaatatattttaagataGGTGAACactatattaaaattaataattgagaggagaattaaaaaatattaaataaaattattgtctgagtttaaaattttagacccgtttggtaatttattttctttcgtttttggtttttaaaggtttattttttccaCCTTTCATGTCataatttgtatctttttaaGCACAATAGTTGCATTTTTAGCTAcatttttagtcaaatttaaaaaacaattataaattttcaaaaagctATGCTTTTAGTTTCCAAATTTTGGCatgaatttatttaaaccattgaaaaaggaaagtaGATAACATAGGAAGATCTCCCTTGAGTAAGAGTAGTGTCCATATCGtatagatttaatttagaaaataaaaaacaaaaccaaaataaaatggttattaaaCTGGGTGAGTTATTGTTAATATAggattttagaaaattagcttttttttcttttgttggagTATTCTGAATTCTTAAaggttaaaaaattattatacagactacaacaaaagtaaaaacaaaaaataaaagtctaATGAAATTCGCTctaatgattttataaataaaagacataattagtgatatatataattctttttcttagaAAACAACAAGTGAGATATAatgaaaacattttcaaaatatgatattattttaattttttaaatatgataatatgtaattttgattttatggatgtttttaaatatttctaagaaaaaatgaattctGCCATTCGAAATTATCGAAACCCTAAACCACAGCGCACccatataataaatcaatgtAATAAtactatttgaaaaaaataaagtaatatttgATGATAATATTCAACTCGATTAcgcttttttaaaaaacaaaattgtttactattattaatgactttattaaaaatgattgtttaaatctattttctttttcttttatgaaaatcATGTCATGACgtgttattataataatttcaattatatattatttagttaaGACTTccaagtaataataataataaagtttaaaaatctccaacttttttaaaattcttttataggcagaattatttaaacttatcaaatttatattaataatttaatccactactaaaatattaatagaaaaaaaaattcctatATACCCTAAAAAATTCCTTCAAAATCTCCTaacttttctcaaaatttcttttacgataaagaattatttaaacctatcaaatttataataataatttaatcgaTACTATAAAATTGTAGAAATTTTAATTCCATAGAAAACAAGTATCCAATTTTATCATTGTAACAACTCAATATGTCTCCATCCATAGCAATGGATCTTAACAATACTCCTATTTCTacattcataacaaatttcattGGATATCTTAACAATAATTTCACgatctaaaaagaaaagtgaactAAATTGTtgcaactttc encodes:
- the LOC101214809 gene encoding protein trichome birefringence-like 38 codes for the protein MKVFQMGKRIRAVILLIGFITMGFGIGNGNGETECDIYSGKWELDSSYPMYNSSECPFIRKEFDCIKYGRPDRLYLHFRWQPLHCDLPRFDGEDLLERFRGKKIMFIGDSISINQWESLACLLHAALPNSTIIQQSNDTFRTIQFKEYGTSVMLFLSHYLVDIEEEEGVGRVLKLDSMKSGDIWKEMDVLIFNTWLWWYRKGSGQPWDYIQVGNERVKDMDRMEAFRHGLQTWANWVDSQVDTNKTKVFFQGISPSHYNGNEWNEPGVRNCFKETSPINGSTYPGGLPAASLTLEKVLSEVSKPIQVLNITTLSQLRKDAHPSSYNGFRGMDCTHWCIAGLPDTWNQLLYATLISSNTPTYSN